The proteins below are encoded in one region of Oncorhynchus gorbuscha isolate QuinsamMale2020 ecotype Even-year linkage group LG01, OgorEven_v1.0, whole genome shotgun sequence:
- the LOC123995221 gene encoding uncharacterized protein LOC123995221 isoform X2: MEQLQRQQEAGGGLGSPAGVRLEAVMEQLQRQQEAGGGLGSPAGVRLEAVMEQLQRQQEAGGGLGSPAGVRLEAVMEQLQRQQEAKLEMDRQEKHLRQAQTMFAKHVAVAWVTGAPLDSAFLGKRVEGTGTGRTPQMGQQQTEAGGSNDNTQSCVDRGDDNREEGGVMEDEEERMEGEEEVDDVGMGRGHMTKMSPLQQERSLSSFCPSSTSPSAAAKHRDASPPMNLKRRSGEKDLSTTEQHSFTSSNGFGDWRFDDGTFKQRLDISE, translated from the coding sequence atggagcagctccagagacaaCAGGAGGCTGGGGGTGGTCTGGGTAGCCCTGCCGGTGTCAGACTAGAGGCTGTGatggagcagctccagagacaaCAGGAGGCTGGGGGTGGTCTGGGTAGCCCTGCCGGTGTCAGACTAGAGGCTGTGatggagcagctccagagacaaCAGGAGGCTGGGGGTGGTCTGGGTAGCCCTGCTGGTGTCAGACTAGAGGCTGTGatggagcagctccagagacaaCAGGAGGCCAAGCTGGAGATGGACCGGCAGGAGAAACACCTCCGCCAGGCCCAGACGATGTTTGCTAAACACGTAGCCGTCGCCTGGGTCACTGGAGCCCCCCTGGACTCTGCCTTCCTGGGCAAACGGGTGGAAGGAACCGGGACAGGAAGGACTCCTCAGATGGGTCAGCAACAGACAGAGGCTGGTGGCAGTAACGACAACACTCAGAGTTGTGTGGATAGGGGGGACGATAACAGAGAAGAGGGAGGTGTGATGGAGGATGAAGAAGAAAGGATGGAAGGTGAAGAAGAGGTTGATGATGTTGGAATGGGGCGTGGCCACATGACAAAGATGTCTCCCCTCCAGCAGGAGCGTTCCTTATCATCTTTTTGTCCGTCTTCAACCTCTCCATCAGCGGCTGCCAAACACAGAGACGCTTCCCCTCCTATGAATCTAAAGCGAAGGTCTGGGGAGAAGGACCTGTCTACCACAGAACAACACTCCTTCACATCTTCCAATGGATTTGGAGATTGGAGGTTTGATGATGGAACATTTAAGCAA